The region CACCACGGTCTCCGCGGCGAACAGCTTCATAGGCAACTTCACGCCGGAGGACGGTTCCACCGTCGGCGTCGGCATGCCGGTCTCGATCAACTTCAACAAGGCGATCACGAACAAGGCCGCCGTGCAGAAGGGGATCACCGTCTCCTCCAGCAGCGGCCAGGAGGTCGTCGGCCACTGGTTCAACGCCAACCGCCTCGACTTCCGTCCCGAGAACTACTGGACCGGCGGCTCCACCGTCACCCTCAAGCTCAACCTGGACGGTGTCCAGGGCGCGAGCGGTGTCTACGGCGTGCAGCAGAAGACGGTCACCTTCAAGATCGGCCGCAACCAGGTCTCGATCGTCGACGCCCAGACCAAGACCATGAAGGTCACGCAGGACGGCAAGACGATCAAGACGATCCCGATCTCCTCGGGATCCCCGGAGCACAAGACGTACCAGGGTCAGATGGTGATCTCCGAGAAGTTCAAGGAGACCCGGATGAACGGCTCGACGGTCGGCTTCACGAAGACCGACGGCAAGGGCGAGTACGACATCAAGGACGTGCCGCACGCCATGCGTCTGTCGAACTCCGGCACCTTCATCCACGGCAACTACTGGGGCGCGAAGTCCATCTTCGGCGCGGTGAACACCAGCCACGGCTGTGTGGGTCTGTCCGACACCAAGGGTGCGGGCGACCCGAACACACCGGCGGCCTGGTTCTACGACCACTCGCTGATCGGTGACGTCGTGGTCGTCAAGAACACCGGCGACAAGACCATCGCCCCGGACAACGGCCTCAACGGCTGGAACCTGAGCTGGTCCGCCTGGAAGGCCGGCTCGGCCGCCTAGGCTCCCCTTTGCGGCTAAACCGCCGCCGCTCTCGCGGACGTGGTTGCTCGCCGTGGGGGTTGCTCAATTGATGGTTGCGGTCCTTGTCGTTCGAACGCGACGGCCGCTCAGTGCGATGGCCCGCACCCCGCCAGGGGTGCGGGCCATCGGCGTTCTCACAGCCTTCAGGGACCGCCCACAGGTGAATTCCCGGGCCGCCACAGCCTTCTCATCCTTCTCTTATGCGGGGCTTATCGCGCCATCACGCGCCGTACCTAGCTTTCCGCCATGTTCTTCACCTACCTGAGGCGCGAACTGCGCCGCCGCAGGAAGGCGGCGCTCGTCGTCGCCTCCGGACTCGCCCTGGGCATCGCCCTGGTCATCGTGGTCAGCTCCGTGTCGTCCGGCATGGAGAAGGCGCAGGGCAAGGTCCTCCAGTCGCTGTACGGACTGGGTACGGACATGACCGTCACCAAGGCGGCGGCGCCGGCGACGAGTACCAGCCAGCGTCCGCGCTTCAACTTCGACGCGAACGACAACGGCTCCACCAAGGAGCAGAGCAGCGACCGCGTCATGGTGCAGGGCTTCCAGACCCTGGCCGCCTCCACGGTCTCCAAGGTCGACTCCCAGAAGGGCGTCGCGGACTCCGTCGGCGGACTGAGCCTCCAGGTCATCAGGATCAACGGCCAGTTCACGCGGGGTCAGTTCCAGCAGAACCAGAACGGTGGCACCGGCCAGGGGGGCGGGCGCCCGAACGCCCAGCAGTCCCCGCAGGGCCGTGTCGAGGGCGGCGGCGCCAACTTCGACGTCAACAACTACTCGGTGTACGGCACCGACGTCACCAAGCCCGCCCTCGGCCCGCTGACCTCCTCGAAGATCACCAGCGGTCGTACGTTCACGACGTCCGAGACCGATGCCAAGGTGGTCGTCGCCGACGTCTCGTACGCCAAGGAGAAGAAGCTCAAGGTCGGTTCCACCGTCACCATCAAGAGCGTCAAGTACAAGGTCATCGGCATCGCCACGCCCGACAGCGGTGACGCGGCGGCCAACCTCTACATCCCGCTCAAGCAGGCGCAGACGCTCAGCGGCTCCAAGGACAAGGTCACCACGATCTACGTCAAGGCGTCGGACTCGCAGCAGATCTCCAGCGTGAAGAGCACCATCCAGAAGAACATCTCGGGGACGACGGTCACCACCTCCGCCGACCTCGCGTCCACCGTCTCCGGCTCCCTCTCCACTGCCTCCAGCCTCGCGTCGAACGTCGGCAAGTGGCTGTCCATCGCGGTGCTCGTGGCCGCGTTCCTGGTCGCCGGCCTGCTCACCTCCTCCGCCGTCTCCCGGCGCGTGCGCGAGTTCGGCACCCTCAAGGCGCTCGGCTGGAAGTCGGGCCGGGTGACCCGGCAGGTCGTCGGCGAGGCCATGGTCAACGGTCTGGTCGGCGGCGCCCTCGGCATCGCGATCGGCCTCGCGGGCGCCTACGTCGTCACCGAGATCAGCCCCACCCTGCAGGCACAGGTGGGCGGTTCGGGCGGCGGCGGAGGCCAGGGCGGCGGCGGCTTCGGTGGCGGTGGCGGCTTCGGCGGTCCCGGCCGACAGGCCGCGGCCAAGGCCCTCGACGTCACGCTCACCGCGCCCGTCAGCCTCGGCACCATCGTCGGCGCGGTGGCCCTCGCCGTCACCGGTGGTCTGATCGCCGGCGCCTTCGGCGGCTGGCGCGCCTCCCGACTCCGCCCCGCGGACGCCCTGCGCCGCGTCGAATAGGCCCAGCCCCCGCAAAGGGGGTGCCCGAAGTCGCCTGCTGTACGGGGCACCCCCTTCACCTCATCCAGGAGTTGCACCATGTACGAACTCAGAGGCGTCACCAAGCGCTATACCCGGGGCAAGGAGACGATCGACGCGCTCGCCGGGGTCGACCTGACCATCGCGGACGGCGACCGGCTCGTCATCCAGGGCCCCACGGGTGGCGGGAAATCCACCCTTCTCCAGATGCTCGGCGGTCTCGACCGGCCCACCGCGGGCAGCGTCGAACTCGACGGCACGGACATGGCCAAACTGTCCGAGGCGAAGCTCACCAAAGTGCGCAGCGAGAACATCGGATTCGTCTTTCAGAGCTTCAACCTGATTCCCACGCTCACCGCCCAGGAAAACGTGGAGACCGCCCTCGTACCCCTCGGTGTGAAGGTGAAGGAACGGCGGCAACGCGCCGCCGACGCACTGGAGTCGGTGGGACTCGCCGAGCGGCTCGGGCATCTGCCCGCCGAGCTCTCCGGCGGCCAGCAACAGCGTGTCGCCATCGCCCGCGCCCTGGTCAAGCAGCCGAAGGTGCTGCTC is a window of Streptomyces sp. NBC_00271 DNA encoding:
- a CDS encoding L,D-transpeptidase — encoded protein: MEKRVMTDSKRRKRLMAASALLGGVLVLSACSNGDGSKANASDGETSQAQADAAAAKKSSQAQIKITPADGSDNASINNAAAVTVSKGTLTAVTMTTETGTAVPGQISADKKSWKPASQLERATTYKVAAEATDSAGLVAHENASFTTVSAANSFIGNFTPEDGSTVGVGMPVSINFNKAITNKAAVQKGITVSSSSGQEVVGHWFNANRLDFRPENYWTGGSTVTLKLNLDGVQGASGVYGVQQKTVTFKIGRNQVSIVDAQTKTMKVTQDGKTIKTIPISSGSPEHKTYQGQMVISEKFKETRMNGSTVGFTKTDGKGEYDIKDVPHAMRLSNSGTFIHGNYWGAKSIFGAVNTSHGCVGLSDTKGAGDPNTPAAWFYDHSLIGDVVVVKNTGDKTIAPDNGLNGWNLSWSAWKAGSAA
- a CDS encoding ABC transporter permease, which gives rise to MFFTYLRRELRRRRKAALVVASGLALGIALVIVVSSVSSGMEKAQGKVLQSLYGLGTDMTVTKAAAPATSTSQRPRFNFDANDNGSTKEQSSDRVMVQGFQTLAASTVSKVDSQKGVADSVGGLSLQVIRINGQFTRGQFQQNQNGGTGQGGGRPNAQQSPQGRVEGGGANFDVNNYSVYGTDVTKPALGPLTSSKITSGRTFTTSETDAKVVVADVSYAKEKKLKVGSTVTIKSVKYKVIGIATPDSGDAAANLYIPLKQAQTLSGSKDKVTTIYVKASDSQQISSVKSTIQKNISGTTVTTSADLASTVSGSLSTASSLASNVGKWLSIAVLVAAFLVAGLLTSSAVSRRVREFGTLKALGWKSGRVTRQVVGEAMVNGLVGGALGIAIGLAGAYVVTEISPTLQAQVGGSGGGGGQGGGGFGGGGGFGGPGRQAAAKALDVTLTAPVSLGTIVGAVALAVTGGLIAGAFGGWRASRLRPADALRRVE
- a CDS encoding ABC transporter ATP-binding protein, encoding MYELRGVTKRYTRGKETIDALAGVDLTIADGDRLVIQGPTGGGKSTLLQMLGGLDRPTAGSVELDGTDMAKLSEAKLTKVRSENIGFVFQSFNLIPTLTAQENVETALVPLGVKVKERRQRAADALESVGLAERLGHLPAELSGGQQQRVAIARALVKQPKVLLADEPTGNLDESMRDEIMEVLEAMWKEHGLTFIMVTHDSSIAKKAPRLATIRKGKISVKENAGA